The proteins below come from a single bacterium genomic window:
- the nadA gene encoding quinolinate synthase NadA translates to MFEEIKKLKKEKNALIIAHYYQDGEIQDLADYVGDSYGMALYANKQKNPIVVVCGVKFMAETIKVYNMEKKVLLPDVNAGCSLADSCTPPVFEHFKQKHPGSFVMTYVNSSLEVKALSDVICTSANAVKIASKVPQNQKILFGPDQHLGRHVAKKLGRDMVMFPGSCFVHMSFNVKEILRLKLEHPLAKIVAHPECEEQLLNMADFIGSTSQLLEFTQKDEAKTFIVLTEAGIEHQMKKLSPQKTFIMGPDLDGCACNNCPHMKLNTLEKLYDCLKNESPEIHIEPSLAARALIPLNRMIEMAA, encoded by the coding sequence ATGTTTGAAGAAATTAAAAAATTAAAAAAAGAAAAAAACGCGCTCATTATTGCGCATTATTATCAAGACGGCGAAATTCAGGATTTGGCCGATTATGTGGGCGATAGCTACGGCATGGCGCTTTACGCCAATAAGCAAAAAAATCCCATTGTAGTGGTGTGTGGCGTAAAATTTATGGCCGAAACCATCAAGGTTTATAATATGGAAAAAAAGGTTCTTTTGCCTGATGTTAATGCCGGTTGCTCGTTAGCCGATTCGTGCACGCCACCCGTGTTTGAGCATTTTAAACAAAAGCATCCCGGAAGTTTTGTGATGACTTATGTTAATTCAAGCCTTGAAGTAAAAGCTTTAAGCGATGTAATTTGTACCTCGGCCAATGCTGTTAAAATTGCGAGTAAAGTTCCGCAAAATCAAAAAATACTTTTTGGACCCGATCAACATTTGGGGCGCCATGTGGCTAAAAAGTTGGGGCGCGATATGGTGATGTTTCCGGGTAGCTGTTTTGTGCACATGTCGTTTAATGTTAAAGAAATTTTACGTTTAAAATTAGAGCATCCGTTAGCTAAAATTGTGGCGCATCCCGAGTGCGAAGAACAACTGTTAAACATGGCCGATTTTATTGGTTCTACCAGTCAGCTTTTGGAATTTACGCAAAAGGATGAAGCAAAAACTTTTATTGTGCTCACCGAAGCGGGTATTGAGCATCAGATGAAAAAATTAAGCCCTCAAAAAACTTTTATTATGGGTCCCGATTTGGATGGTTGTGCCTGTAATAATTGCCCGCACATGAAGCTTAATACCTTAGAAAAACTTTACGATTGCTTAAAAAACGAAAGCCCCGAAATTCATATTGAGCCTAGCCTTGCCGCCCGCGCACTTATCCCCTTAAACCGCATGATTGAGATGGCTGCTTAA